One Bacillota bacterium genomic window carries:
- a CDS encoding ferrous iron transport protein A, translating to MVAGARQGRAGEAVSAAKNGGEIGGDLRLCDLPMGEAGIVGEILAGGIVRRRLLDLGLVPGTRVYAVRRSPAGDPTAFRIRGAVIALRREEAARVRVCPAQQLDLDKGSVTGGTQRSVRSMQ from the coding sequence ATGGTTGCTGGTGCGAGGCAAGGAAGAGCGGGAGAGGCGGTTTCGGCAGCTAAAAACGGCGGCGAAATCGGCGGTGACTTGCGCCTGTGCGACCTGCCTATGGGCGAGGCGGGCATCGTAGGTGAGATCCTGGCAGGCGGCATCGTGAGACGAAGGCTTCTCGATCTCGGCCTGGTGCCCGGCACCCGGGTTTACGCCGTGCGGCGTAGCCCGGCCGGGGATCCGACTGCGTTCCGGATTCGCGGGGCGGTCATTGCGCTTCGCAGGGAGGAGGCCGCACGGGTCCGCGTGTGCCCCGCGCAGCAATTAGATTTGGATAAGGGTAGCGTAACAGGTGGCACGCAACGTAGCGTGCGTAGCATGCAATGA
- a CDS encoding iron transporter FeoB, producing MAQVGSKHIQHVIALMGNPNTGKTTVFNALTGLRQHTGNWPGKTVSRAEGRYTHKSRTFVLVDLPGTYSLLANSIEEEIARDFLCFGRPDAVIVVVDATCLERNLNLVLQVIEITSKVVVCVNLMDEARRKGIYVDVEGLQRELGVPAIGTVARTGEGLIELMDVVDDIVTGVRVTSPRCVAYEPELEDRIQRLLPGISEAVGDQLNPRWVALRLIEGDMTTIDMIQDLAPQVAPKLTSQLLGRLPEEVDDGDWENSGNNNGYNDWNNGGYSGYSGYNGGNRNNGRNKGMIWRNLHEQGKGRRTQYRHGYQRI from the coding sequence ATGGCCCAAGTGGGCTCAAAGCACATCCAGCACGTCATAGCGTTGATGGGAAATCCAAATACGGGGAAAACCACGGTTTTCAATGCGCTTACCGGGTTACGCCAGCACACGGGAAACTGGCCCGGGAAGACCGTATCGCGGGCTGAGGGGAGGTATACTCACAAGAGCAGGACATTTGTGCTGGTGGACCTCCCCGGGACATATTCGCTTCTTGCTAATTCCATCGAGGAGGAGATCGCCCGTGACTTCCTGTGCTTTGGGCGGCCAGATGCGGTCATCGTGGTGGTCGATGCGACATGCCTCGAGCGAAACCTGAATCTCGTGCTTCAGGTTATCGAGATCACCAGCAAGGTGGTGGTATGCGTGAATCTGATGGATGAGGCACGTCGCAAGGGAATATACGTGGATGTTGAGGGCCTTCAACGCGAACTCGGCGTCCCGGCTATAGGGACGGTCGCTCGCACCGGGGAGGGATTAATTGAGTTGATGGATGTTGTCGATGATATCGTAACTGGCGTACGCGTGACCTCTCCAAGATGCGTCGCCTATGAACCTGAATTGGAGGATAGAATACAAAGGCTTTTGCCGGGCATCTCCGAAGCAGTTGGCGATCAACTAAATCCTCGCTGGGTGGCCCTGAGGCTCATAGAGGGGGATATGACCACAATTGACATGATACAGGACCTGGCACCGCAGGTAGCCCCCAAGTTAACCTCACAACTACTCGGGCGGCTGCCCGAAGAGGTTGACGATGGTGACTGGGAGAATAGCGGAAATAATAACGGATACAATGACTGGAATAATGGCGGATATAGTGGATATAGCGGATATAATGGTGGGAATAGAAACAATGGTAGGAATAAAGGAATGATCTGGAGGAACCTCCATGAGCAGGGTAAGGGGCGCCGGACCCAATACCGGCATGGTTACCAGAGAATCTAG
- a CDS encoding ferrous iron transporter B, translating to MSRVRGAGPNTGMVTRESRSHPRSTQEQKLATSGTSETSETCDIRDHIVSSIYRRAEAIARRVVQRADNTSPWDQRLDDILTSRLWGYPVMLLLLGIVFWITLSGANYPSQALASLLFGIEARLSGLCMRLGAPDWLHGFLIFGVYRAVAWVVSVMLPPMAIFFPCFTLLEDLGYLPRVAFNLDSLFKRAGTHGKQALTMSMGFGCNAAGVIACRIIDSPRERLIAILTNNFVPCNGRFPLLITLATIFMGRMGETTASAVEPVDSGVQAACGSTAAAAAVVVGLVLVGIVITLLVSWFLSRTILRGVPSSFTLELPPYRKPQVGRILLRSLIDRTAFVLQRAVTVAAPAGGITWVLANTYIQGQSIIAHTAALIEPFGRALGLDGFIIMAFILGLPANEIVLPILLMSYLSAGKMLEVESLEALRALLVEGHGWTWLTALSMMLFSLLHFPCGTTLWTIRKETGSTKWALAAAALPLAVASGVCFSITWATRLFGLP from the coding sequence ATGAGCAGGGTAAGGGGCGCCGGACCCAATACCGGCATGGTTACCAGAGAATCTAGATCACACCCCAGGTCGACGCAAGAGCAAAAACTGGCGACTAGCGGGACCAGCGAAACCAGCGAGACCTGCGATATCCGCGACCACATAGTGAGCAGCATCTACAGGCGGGCCGAGGCTATCGCCCGCCGGGTTGTGCAGCGTGCTGATAACACCAGCCCCTGGGACCAGAGGTTGGACGATATCCTGACATCGCGTCTGTGGGGCTACCCTGTAATGCTTCTGTTGCTCGGCATCGTCTTCTGGATAACGCTCTCGGGGGCGAATTACCCGTCTCAGGCGCTCGCGTCCTTGCTTTTCGGGATAGAGGCGCGCCTATCCGGACTCTGCATGAGGCTGGGCGCGCCGGACTGGCTCCACGGCTTCCTCATCTTTGGGGTCTATCGGGCCGTCGCGTGGGTTGTCTCCGTCATGCTGCCTCCCATGGCTATATTCTTCCCGTGCTTTACCCTGCTCGAGGACCTGGGCTATCTCCCGCGCGTGGCCTTCAACCTCGATAGCCTCTTCAAGCGCGCCGGAACGCACGGCAAGCAGGCGCTGACCATGAGCATGGGCTTCGGATGCAACGCGGCGGGCGTTATTGCGTGCCGCATCATCGATTCCCCGCGAGAGCGTCTGATCGCCATCCTGACGAACAATTTCGTCCCCTGTAACGGCCGGTTCCCGCTGCTCATAACGCTTGCGACGATATTCATGGGGAGAATGGGCGAGACCACAGCGTCGGCCGTGGAGCCCGTAGATTCAGGTGTGCAGGCCGCCTGCGGCAGCACGGCCGCGGCTGCAGCTGTTGTGGTGGGGCTCGTGCTGGTCGGGATCGTGATTACGCTCCTGGTATCCTGGTTCCTCTCCAGGACGATCCTGCGCGGCGTTCCGTCATCGTTTACACTTGAGCTGCCCCCATATCGAAAACCACAGGTCGGCCGCATCCTCCTCCGGTCGCTCATCGACAGGACGGCGTTCGTCCTGCAGAGAGCCGTTACCGTGGCTGCGCCTGCCGGGGGCATCACCTGGGTCCTGGCCAATACTTACATCCAGGGCCAGAGCATTATAGCTCATACGGCGGCCCTTATCGAGCCGTTCGGCCGGGCCCTGGGGCTGGATGGCTTCATCATAATGGCTTTTATCCTCGGCCTCCCAGCCAACGAAATCGTCCTGCCAATCCTTCTTATGAGCTATCTCTCGGCCGGCAAGATGCTGGAGGTCGAAAGCCTCGAAGCCCTCAGGGCCCTACTTGTCGAGGGGCACGGGTGGACCTGGTTGACGGCGCTCTCTATGATGCTTTTCTCGCTCCTCCACTTCCCATGTGGCACGACGCTGTGGACGATACGCAAGGAGACAGGCAGCACGAAGTGGGCGCTCGCCGCTGCCGCCCTCCCGTTGGCCGTCGCATCCGGTGTATGTTTCAGCATTACCTGGGCGACGAGGCTTTTCGGATTGCCCTGA
- the mntR gene encoding transcriptional regulator MntR, with protein MLTESMEDYLEMIYRMVQERGSLRVVELAEALDVQPSSITRMIQKIDEAGLVRYEKYRNIVLTKRGEEIGRFLVWRDKMLKDFLRALGTVHGLDVDGQVEGIEHYITPATMCLIRNLVDYFRNNPQRALELKAMAEGGENDPAKYPDGVELAELRAWSYRHARDD; from the coding sequence ATGTTAACTGAGAGCATGGAGGACTATCTTGAAATGATCTACAGGATGGTCCAGGAGAGGGGCTCCCTCCGTGTGGTTGAGCTCGCGGAGGCGCTGGATGTCCAGCCCTCATCGATCACGAGAATGATTCAGAAAATCGATGAAGCCGGCCTTGTGCGATATGAAAAGTACAGGAACATCGTTCTCACTAAGCGGGGCGAGGAGATAGGGCGGTTCCTGGTGTGGCGCGACAAGATGCTCAAGGATTTCCTACGCGCCCTCGGCACAGTCCATGGACTCGACGTTGACGGGCAGGTTGAAGGGATCGAGCATTATATTACCCCCGCCACCATGTGCCTCATACGCAACCTTGTAGATTACTTTCGCAATAACCCCCAACGAGCCCTGGAATTAAAGGCGATGGCAGAGGGTGGGGAGAATGATCCGGCGAAATACCCAGACGGCGTTGAACTTGCGGAGCTGCGGGCCTGGAGCTACCGGCACGCGAGAGACGATTAA